Within the Cryomorphaceae bacterium genome, the region TAGGTAAGGCCATTGACGTGTATATCCTGGAGGACGATTCACTGGGGTTGCTGATTCTCACACTGATTGTGGTTGCTGTGCTGCTGCTTGAAGCCGTGGTGCAATTCTACCAGACCTACTTCTCAAACTGGCTGGGCCAGAACGTTACCATTGATTTGCGCTCAAATCTGTTCAGGCATATCACGGCGTTTAAACTGCGGTATTTCGATAAAACGCCCATCGGACAGTTGGTTACGAGGGTGGTGTCGGACATTGAAACAGTGGCCGATATCTTCTCGCAGGGCATTTTGGTCATTATGGGCGACTTGTTGAAGTTGGTCGTGGTGGTGGTGGCCATGTTCGTAATCAACTGGAAATTGACGCTCTTTGTACTGATTCCTATTCCGCTGCTGTTGGTGGCCACCAACATATTTAAAAATGCCATCAAGAAAGCTTTTCAGCAGGTGCGAACGCAGGTGGCTGTGCTCAATACCTTTGTGCAAGAGCATATCACCGGAATGAACATCGTGCAAATCTTTAACCGCGAAGAGGAAGAGGCGAGGAAGTTCAGAGAAATCAACCAAAAACATCGTCAGGCGCATATTCGTTCGGTGTGGGCATACTCTATCTTTTTTCCGGTGGTGGAGATTCTATCGGCCATTTCGCTCGCAGTGCTGGTGTGGTGGGGCACCAGAGAGAGTCTCAAAGGCGAAGTAACCGTGGGGGAGTTGGTGGCGTTTATCCTGTTCATCTACATGTTGTTCCGCCCCATTCGTCAACTGGCCGACCGCTTCAACGTACTTCAAATGGGTATGGTGGGATCTCAACGTGTTTTTAATGTGTTGGATACCGATGAACGCATCGTAAACAACGGCACCATAGAGAAAGAGAGTCTCAAGGGCAATATATCTTTTCAAAACGTATGGTTTGCCTACAAAGACGATGACTTTGTGCTTCGCGACGTTTCGTTCGAGGTAAATCAAGGCGAAGTGGTGGCTTTTGTGGGAGCTACCGGAGCAGGCAAGTCCTCAGTCATTAACTTGCTTAGCCGGTTCTATGAGTTTCAGAAAGGTGAGATTTTAATCGATGAAACGCCTATTCGCGATTACGACCTGAATTACCTGCGAAGTGAAATTGCTGTGGTTCTGCAGGATGTATTTCTGTTTTCCGATACCATTCACAATAATATCACACTCGGTGATGACCGTATCAGTCGAGAACAAGTGATTGAAGCAGCCAAAGTAGTAAGTGCTCATGGGTTTATCAGTCGTTTGCCCGGCGGTTATGACTTCGACGTGAAAGAGCGGGGAGGTATGCTTTCTACAGGTCAGCGTCAGTTAATTTCGTTTATCCGTGCCTATGTGTACAATCCCGGAATTTTGGTGCTTGATGAAGCCACCTCCTCCGTTGATACCGAAACAGAAATGCTCATTCAGGATGCCATAGACCAACTCACCAAAGGAAGAACATCCATAGTTATTGCACATAGGTTATCCACTATTCAAAAGGCTGATAGAATTATTGTTATGGACAAGGGTAAGGTGCTGGAGTCAGGTAGCCATAACCAACTTCTGGAAAAAGCCGGTGCTTACCGCAGGCTTTTTGACATGCAATTTAAGCGGTAAATACCGTACGCACAGACAACCTCAACCCAATTTTAAAGTCATAGTGGTGTTAACCAACACAGCCGTTATGTTATTGAGATTCGTTTGTGCTGCGTGTGTTGCAGCATTATTACTCATATCACCCTCTGTTCATGCACACGAAGGCAAAAAGGGTTTTATTGAGAACAAGAATCAGTTTCATGAGAACGTCGTTTTTCAGGCTGACTTTCATCCGTACACTGTTTTTCTTGAGCAGCAGCGGTTCACTTTTTTATATGAGCATCCTGAAGACCTCGAGGCGCGTCATGACATCATGCAACTGTCGGATGAAGAGCGCATGCAGTTTTACGTGCGAGCTCATGCGTATCGGGTAAATTTTGTGGGGTGTTCACCTGATGCCATGCTTGAAGGAGGCCTGGCCCATTCATTTAAACTCAACTACTTTTTGGGCAATCAGCCCGATAAGTGGGCATCCAACGTTCGGTCTTTCAAAAAGGTGAAATACCACGAACTCTATCC harbors:
- a CDS encoding ABC transporter ATP-binding protein, yielding MTFVKPYRGVFYFTFALTILSALIGVVRPILVGKAIDVYILEDDSLGLLILTLIVVAVLLLEAVVQFYQTYFSNWLGQNVTIDLRSNLFRHITAFKLRYFDKTPIGQLVTRVVSDIETVADIFSQGILVIMGDLLKLVVVVVAMFVINWKLTLFVLIPIPLLLVATNIFKNAIKKAFQQVRTQVAVLNTFVQEHITGMNIVQIFNREEEEARKFREINQKHRQAHIRSVWAYSIFFPVVEILSAISLAVLVWWGTRESLKGEVTVGELVAFILFIYMLFRPIRQLADRFNVLQMGMVGSQRVFNVLDTDERIVNNGTIEKESLKGNISFQNVWFAYKDDDFVLRDVSFEVNQGEVVAFVGATGAGKSSVINLLSRFYEFQKGEILIDETPIRDYDLNYLRSEIAVVLQDVFLFSDTIHNNITLGDDRISREQVIEAAKVVSAHGFISRLPGGYDFDVKERGGMLSTGQRQLISFIRAYVYNPGILVLDEATSSVDTETEMLIQDAIDQLTKGRTSIVIAHRLSTIQKADRIIVMDKGKVLESGSHNQLLEKAGAYRRLFDMQFKR